The nucleotide window CCCATTGCTGATCGTCGTACCACTCCCAGTCGGGCTCTTCGGGCAGGGGAACCTCCGCCGCCGCCGGCAGGCAAAGCAATCCCAGCAGTGTTAAAACCAATAACGATTGTCGCATCTCGCCTCCAACGGGTTGATGTCGTCTCCTCGGCCTTCGTCCCAAAACCAGTATTCAAGGTAGCATAAGACTTCGTCGGATGAAAGGCTCGAAAGCCCGGGCCGGGTCCGCCGAAAACATCCACCGTGCGGCAGCGCGCCGCCCACACTGTGGCGCCACCCCGGAAGCGGCACGGTTTTTGCTGTTCGGCGACCGTTGGAGCGAGTTTAACGGTCCGCCTGCGCAAAAACCGTGCCGCTTCCGGGGTGGCAGTCGACCCGCAGGTTCTCGGGCGGCTGTTTTCTACGGACCCGCGTTTTTTCGGGCTTCAACTTGGGGGGGTTCAGGGGCCCTGGCGGGGCAGGTGCAGGGTCAGGGTGGTACCCTCGCCGAGGCGGCTCTGGACTGCCACCCGGCCGCCCATCTGCTGGACGAGCTTCTGCACCACGGCCAGCCCCAGGCCGCTGCCGTGTTTCCTGGTGGTGAACAGGGGGGTGAAGACGTGGGGCAGATGCTCGGGGGCGATGCCGGTGCCGTTGTCGCTGACGCGCAACAGGACCCAGCCGTCGACGGCCCGACTGGAGATCTCGATTCGGGGGTTGTCGACCTCGGCGCAGGCGCTGACGGCGTTTTCGGTCAGGTTGATCAGGATACGGAACAGAGCGTCGCCGTCGATGTTGGTGATCGCGTCGGGCGCCTGCAGACACAACTCGGTCTGGACACCGCGGTTGGCGGCGTTTTCCCGCAGCAGGGCGCCCTTGGCGAGCAGGAAATCATCGATACGCACGGGTCCTGGCAGCAGCTCGTCGAAGCGTTGGTACTCGCGCAGAGTGCCCAGCAGCCGTTCGGCCACCTGGAAGGTTTCCAGGCTGAGCTTGAGATAGAATTCGAGCCGGTCGGGGCTTAGTTTATGCAGGTTGTTCTGCAGGACCTTGAGGCTGGTCTTTAGCGTGTTGAGGGTGTTGCCCATCTCGTGACGGATGGTGGAGAAGATCTGCTGGATCTGGGCGATCATCGCCTCGCGGCGCTCGAGCTCTTCGGCCAGCTCGCGCTCGGTGATGTCGCGCACCACGCAGACCAGCCCGCCGTCGTCCAGGGCGGTCAGGCTGACCTCCTGGGGGAAGCGTTCGCCGTCGCTGCGCAGGCCGACGGTCTCGCCGCTCCAGTGGCCGTCGCTGTGCAGGGCGGGCATGATCTCGCTGTCGAAGCGCTGGAGTGCCTCATCGTCGTAGAGTACGCGCCAACTGCGCCCCAGCAGGTCTTCGGGGTCATCATAGCCGTAGATGCGCACGTGGGCGGCGTTGAGGTAAATGTAGCGTTCCCGTTCGTCGAGGATGGCCATGCCCTCGAGGGTGCTCTCCATCGCCACGGCGCGGCGGCGCAGCTCCTCACCGGCCCGGCGCTCGGCGGTCACATCGGTGATGAAGCCTTCGAGGAATTTCAACTCTCGACCGTTGTCGAAGATCGGCACGCCCTGAACCCAGGCCCAGCGTTCCTCGTCGTCGGCGGTGCGCAGGCGGAAGGTGGCCTGGAAGTAGCTGCGGCGTTCAATGGCGTCGTTGATGGCCCGGCGCAGCGGGTGGCGGTCCTCGGGGTGGATCAACTCGACGAAGGCGATTTCGGCGTCGTCGACGAGCTGTTCCGGCCGGTAGCCGGTCAGGCTGAAGCCTCCGCCGGAGACAAACAGCATCGTCCAGTTGTCGTTGAACAGGCAACGGTAGGCCATCCCGGGCAGGTTCTCCATCAGGGTTTCCAACCGCCGACGGCTCTCGGCCAGCTCGCGCTCCATCCGGTGGCGCTCGGTGATGTCCAGGGCCACCCCGCCCAATAGGCGGCGCTCGCCGGCCAGTTCGATGACGAACTTGTGGGTGTCGAAGGTCCGCAGGTTGCCGTCGTGGTCCGGCAGGACCTCGATCCCGCTGACATAGCCGTCGGTGAAGGCCCGGCGGTCGTTTTCCTGCACGACGGCGGCGCGCTCGGCGGGCAGGTGGTCGGCCGGTGTCTCGCCCAGCCAGCTCTCGCGGCCGATATGCTCGAGCTGGTAGCGGTTGAGGAACAGGTTGCGCCCCTGCGGATCCTTGATGAATACGGCGGCGGGCAGGTAGTCCATGAAGGCGGCGAAGCGCCGCTCGCTCTCGGCCAGGGCCTCCTGGTAACGGTACTGTTCGGTGATGTCCAGGCCGACCTCGACGAGCCCCAGCAGCTTGTCTTCCTCATCGTAAACCGGATGACCGGTGAGGTGGAGGCGGCGGTCGTCGGGAGTGCTGAGTTCGGCGTCGCAATCGGCGCCGCTGCGTCGGGCGGTGACGACGGGTCGCTCCGGACAGGTCCCCTCGGTGAACCATAACTGGTCGCAGGAGCGACCGATCAGCTCCGCGGGCTCCAGCCCCAGGCTGTCGGCGGCGGCCCGGTTGGCCCAGCAGACGACGAGGTCCGGAGTGTAATAGACGACGATCTCCTCCATCGCCGCCAGGATGGCCGTTTTTTCTCGCTCCGAATCGGTCAGGGCCTCCTCGGCGCGGCGGCGCTCGCTGATATCCAGCAGGATGCCCTGGAAGTGGGTCACCCGACCGGCCGTATCACGACGCACGATGGTGCGGTCGTCGACCCAGCGGGCCTTGCCCTCCCGCGTCACCAGCCTGTAGAGCTGGCTGAATTCGTCCCGGCCGGCCCGCAGGTGTTCGATGACTTCGGCGCTCACGCGCTCGCGATCGTCGGGATGGATGATCTCAATGAACCTCAGCCCGGCCCGCCAGTCGTCGGTACTATAGCCGTACATGGCGACATTGTCGGAGACGAATTCCACCGGCAGGCCCGGCTCATTGCGCCAGAGGAAGATGGTTGCTTCGCTCTGGTTGACGATCTGCTCCAATTCCTCCCGGGCCCGGTAGGCTTCCCGCAGGGCGCGTTCGGATTCCAGGCGCTCGGAGATGTCTCGGCAGACGGTGATGAAGCATTGCTCGCCCGCGTAGTCCATCCGGCGGGCACTGACCTCGATGGGCAGCACTCCACCGTCGCTGCGGCGGTAGTCGGTTTCGAAGATCACCCCACCCGAGGTGGGCAGCTCCCGCAGGCGGGCCTCAACGTCGTCGGCCCGGCTCGCGACGACGAGGTCCCGCGGCGTCATGCCCACCAGTATTCGCCGATCGTAGCCCAGCATACGCTCGGCGGTGCGGTTGGCCTCCAGCACCCGGCCGTCGGCGGCGTGAATGAACAGGGCGTCGGCGGTATTGTGGAACAGGTTGCGGAAACGCTCCTCGCTGGAGCGCAGTTCCTCCTCGACCCTGGCCAGGCGGCGCTCGGTGCTGATCCGGTCCCGGGTCTCGCAGACCACCTGGGGCAGCAGCTCGAGGAAATCGGCTTCCTTGGTCAGGTAGTCCCGGGCCCCGGCCTTGAGCATCTCGACGGCCACCCGCTCGCTGCCCTGGCCGGTCATGATGATGAATTCGGGCCGTCGCGGCAGCTCGTCGAAGGCGGCGATCAACTCGTCGGCGGCCATGTCGCCCAGCTTGAAGTCGATCAGCAGCAGCGCCGAGGCCGTCCGGCCGCTCTCATTCAGCCAGGCGAGGGCCGCGGCACCGGAGCCCACCCCCGCCGTGCACAGCCCCCGCCGCTCCAAGCGGCGACGGATCAGGCGGTTGAGGGCCGCATCGTCCTCGACGACGAGGACGACGAAGTCCTCGCCGGCGACGGGGCGGCTGGTCTGCGGTCTGGGCATGGTTAAAACCCGTTTACCCCTGTTCGGGCGTTTCAGCGACACGGCGGGGCAGGGAGACGACGAAGCGGCTGCCGACACCGGGTTCGGCTTCGACCGTTACGGCGCCGCCGTGACGCTGGAGGATGCGGCGGACGATGGTCAGGCCGAGGCCCTCG belongs to Candidatus Coatesbacteria bacterium and includes:
- a CDS encoding PAS domain S-box protein; translated protein: MPRPQTSRPVAGEDFVVLVVEDDAALNRLIRRRLERRGLCTAGVGSGAAALAWLNESGRTASALLLIDFKLGDMAADELIAAFDELPRRPEFIIMTGQGSERVAVEMLKAGARDYLTKEADFLELLPQVVCETRDRISTERRLARVEEELRSSEERFRNLFHNTADALFIHAADGRVLEANRTAERMLGYDRRILVGMTPRDLVVASRADDVEARLRELPTSGGVIFETDYRRSDGGVLPIEVSARRMDYAGEQCFITVCRDISERLESERALREAYRAREELEQIVNQSEATIFLWRNEPGLPVEFVSDNVAMYGYSTDDWRAGLRFIEIIHPDDRERVSAEVIEHLRAGRDEFSQLYRLVTREGKARWVDDRTIVRRDTAGRVTHFQGILLDISERRRAEEALTDSEREKTAILAAMEEIVVYYTPDLVVCWANRAAADSLGLEPAELIGRSCDQLWFTEGTCPERPVVTARRSGADCDAELSTPDDRRLHLTGHPVYDEEDKLLGLVEVGLDITEQYRYQEALAESERRFAAFMDYLPAAVFIKDPQGRNLFLNRYQLEHIGRESWLGETPADHLPAERAAVVQENDRRAFTDGYVSGIEVLPDHDGNLRTFDTHKFVIELAGERRLLGGVALDITERHRMERELAESRRRLETLMENLPGMAYRCLFNDNWTMLFVSGGGFSLTGYRPEQLVDDAEIAFVELIHPEDRHPLRRAINDAIERRSYFQATFRLRTADDEERWAWVQGVPIFDNGRELKFLEGFITDVTAERRAGEELRRRAVAMESTLEGMAILDERERYIYLNAAHVRIYGYDDPEDLLGRSWRVLYDDEALQRFDSEIMPALHSDGHWSGETVGLRSDGERFPQEVSLTALDDGGLVCVVRDITERELAEELERREAMIAQIQQIFSTIRHEMGNTLNTLKTSLKVLQNNLHKLSPDRLEFYLKLSLETFQVAERLLGTLREYQRFDELLPGPVRIDDFLLAKGALLRENAANRGVQTELCLQAPDAITNIDGDALFRILINLTENAVSACAEVDNPRIEISSRAVDGWVLLRVSDNGTGIAPEHLPHVFTPLFTTRKHGSGLGLAVVQKLVQQMGGRVAVQSRLGEGTTLTLHLPRQGP